Proteins found in one Acomys russatus chromosome 31, mAcoRus1.1, whole genome shotgun sequence genomic segment:
- the LOC127212593 gene encoding 60S ribosomal protein L29-like codes for MAKSKDHTTHNQSHKWHRNGIKKPWSQRYESLKGVGVKLPRKMRFAKKHKQGPKKMQAKNTKAVSACAEATKALVKPKAVKPKMPKGPSCKLSRLASIAHPKLGNQIRSYMAKGHRLCQPKPKVQTKAEATAPAQPPRGAQAPMKAP; via the coding sequence ATGGCCAAGTCCAAggaccacaccacacacaaccagtcccacaaatggcacagaaatggcatcaagaaacccTGGTCACAAAGATACGAATCTCTTAAGGGGGTTGGCGTCAAGCTCCCGAGGAAGATgcgctttgccaagaagcacaagCAAGGCccgaagaagatgcaggcaaaaaACACAAAGGCAGTGAGTGCCTGTGCAGAGGCCACCAAGGcccttgtgaagcctaaggccgttaagcccaagatgccaaagggccccagCTGCAAACTCAGCCGGCTCGCTTCCATCgctcatcccaagcttgggaaCCAGATTCGAAGCTACATGGCCAAGGGTCATAGGCTCTGCCAACCAAAGcccaaggttcaaaccaaggcagaggccacagcccCAGCTCAGCCTCCCAGAGGTGCCCAGGCCCCTATGAAAGCCCCATAG